TACATGCCGGTCGGCGGCGGTCAACGCATCGCCGTACTGCATGTTGATTTCGTGCTGCCCGGCGCATGCCTCCCCTTTCGACGACTCGATCGGAATGTCCGCTTCCAGCATCCAGTTGCGGATTTTGCGGTAGATCAGCTCGTTCCGCGTTGCTTGCAGCAAGTTGTAGTCCTCGTTGTAGTGGCCCGCCGTTTGCAGCACGCTGTATCCGTTTTGATGGATCTGTTCGTAGGTTTGCTTGAACAAATAGAATTCCAGTTCGCTGGCCATCTGCAGGCGAAACCCCATTTTTTCCGCTTTCTCCAACTGGTTCTTTAAAATGCTGCGGGGTGCCACCGCCACCCGCTCACCCGTCCGTTCATCGACCGGATCGGCTAGCACGAACGCCGTTTTTTCCAGCCAGGGAACCACCCGCAAGGTCGACCAGTCGGGCTGCGCCAGCCAGTCCCCGTACCCGGTTTCCCAGTTCATCAACTGGTAGCCGCCCGGCGTGTTCATCTCCATGTCGGTCCCCAACAGATAGATGCAAAAATGGGTCCCCTTCAACCCGTTGCGCAGGCAATACTCACCGGTCAACCGCTTTCCCATCAGCCGGCCCTGCATATCGCAGATCGCGATGATCAGCGTATCGATTTCCCCTTCGATCATCGCCTGCTCCAACTGCTCTTTCGAGATCAATCCGCGATACCGTTTGTGTTTCATTTCCACGCTCCCTCCCCCTCTCACGCTTCTCGTTTCCGTCAATCCAGCGTCATGGCCACATACTTATACTCCAGATACTCCTGCAGCCCGTGATGGCCTCCTTCCCGTCCCGTTCCGCTTTCCTTGATGCCGCCAAACGGCGCTTGCGGCACACTGAGGGACGTCCCGTTGACGGCCACCATGCCAAATTCCAAACTTTCGCTCATGCGAAAGACGCGCGAAATATCACGGGTGAACACATAGGCCGCCAGGCCATACGGTGTATCATTCGCGTGGGCCAGTACCTCCGCCTCCGTTTCGAACGTGATCACCGGTGCCACAG
The DNA window shown above is from Effusibacillus pohliae DSM 22757 and carries:
- a CDS encoding glutamine synthetase family protein; amino-acid sequence: MKHKRYRGLISKEQLEQAMIEGEIDTLIIAICDMQGRLMGKRLTGEYCLRNGLKGTHFCIYLLGTDMEMNTPGGYQLMNWETGYGDWLAQPDWSTLRVVPWLEKTAFVLADPVDERTGERVAVAPRSILKNQLEKAEKMGFRLQMASELEFYLFKQTYEQIHQNGYSVLQTAGHYNEDYNLLQATRNELIYRKIRNWMLEADIPIESSKGEACAGQHEINMQYGDALTAADRHVFFKHGAKEICLQEGYAITFMAKPDHRWTGSSGHLHISLWDVKQEANLFHDPKGTQYGMSELMESFLAGLLAYTREFSLFFASNVNSYKRYAPESWAPVSIVWSRDNRTAGYRIVGDGASLRIECRIPGADMNPYLAYAAMIGAGLQGIQQKLPLPTEFRGNAYKVSGVPRVPGSLYEAMQLWKESRAVREVFGGLVADHYYNMARVEQQAFDAVVTAWERARYFEQG